One Oncorhynchus clarkii lewisi isolate Uvic-CL-2024 chromosome 28, UVic_Ocla_1.0, whole genome shotgun sequence genomic region harbors:
- the LOC139387214 gene encoding choline-phosphate cytidylyltransferase A-like, translating into MEAHSSIRSSLSRKRRRDGSKGESEEVERPGKVPKSTVGLKDPASFADELESAEDTPYLRVSMEEAKRGTPFHRPVRVYADGIFDVFHSGHARALMQAKGLFPNTYLIVGVCSDDLTHKFKGFTVMNEDERYDAVSHCRYVDEVVRNAPWTLTPEFLTKHRIDFVAHDDIPYTSAGQDDVYKHIKEAGMFAPTQRTEGISTSDIITRIVRDYDVYVRRNLQRGYTAKELNVSFINEKKYHLQERVDKVKRKVRDVEEKSKEFVQKVENKSIDLIQRWEEKSREFIGNFLQMFGPEGALKHMLKEGRGRMLQAISPRQSPSSSPTRERSPSPVFRMPFLNKALASPHHSAARGYTVSEDDDESDEG; encoded by the exons ATGGAGGCCCACAGCTCAATCCGGTCAAGCCTgtccaggaagaggaggagagatggatccaAGGGAGAATCCGAGGAGGTAGAGCGGCCAGGGAAAGTCCCAAAATCCACCGTG GGTTTAAAAGATCCCGCCTCCTTTGCTGATGAGCTGGAGTCGGCTGAGGACACTCCATACCTGCGAGTCAGCATGGAGGAGGCCAAGAGGGGAACTCCAT TTCATAGGCCAGTGCGGGTCTATGCAGATGGCATCTTTGATGTGTTCCACTCAGGCCACGCCCGGGCACTCATGCAGGCCAAGGGCCTCTTCCCTAACACGTACCTCATTGTGGGCG TGTGTAGTGACGACCTGACGCACAAGTTCAAGGGGTTCACAGTGATGAACGAGGATGAGCGCTACGATGCAGTCAGCCACTGCCGCTACGTGGACGAGGTCGTCAGGAACGCTCCCTGGACGCTGACGCCCGAATTCCTCACCAAGCACCGA ATCGACTTTGTTGCCCATGACGACATCCCATATACATCAGCAGGCCAGGATGACGTTTACAAGCACATCAAGGAGGCGG GCATGTTTGCGCCCACCCAGCGGACGGAGGGCATCTCCACCTCGGACATCATCACACGCATCGTCCGCGACTACGACGTGTACGTGAGACGCAACCTGCAACGCGGCTACACTGCAAAAGAGCTCAACGTCAGCTTCATAAAT GAGAAGAAGTACCACCTGCAGGAGCGTGTGGACAAGGTGAAGAGGAAGGTGCGTGACGTGGAGGAGAAGAGTAAAGAGTTTGTGCAGAAGGTGGAGAACAAGAGCATCGACCTCATTCAGAGGTGGGAGGAGAAGTCCCGGGAGTTCATCGGCAACTTCCTGCAGATGTTCGGCCCCGAGGGAGCACTG aaGCACATGTTGAAGGAGGGCAGGGGCCGGATGCTGCAGGCCATCAGCCCAAGGCAGAGTCCCAGCAGCAGTCCCACCCGTGAGCGCTCTCCCTCCCCCGTCTTCCGCATGCCCTTCTTAAACAAGGCCTTGGCCTCACCCCACCACAGTGCTGCACGGGGATACACCGTCAGTGAGGATGATGACGAGTCTGACGAAGGTTAG
- the LOC139386978 gene encoding stress-associated endoplasmic reticulum protein 1-like: protein MVAKQRIRMANEKHSKNITQRGNVSKSTRNPQDDKVAVGPWLLALFIFVVCGSAIFQIIQSIRMGM, encoded by the exons ATGGTCGCCAAACAGAGGATTCGTATGGCCAACGAAAAACACAGCAAGAATATCACGCAAAGAGGCAACGTATCCAAATCCACG AGAAACCCTCAGGATGATAAGGTAGCCGTGGGACCCTGGCTGTTGGCGCTCTTCATCTTTGTTGTGTGTGGATCAG CTATCTTCCAGATCATTCAGAGCATTCGGATGGGCATGTAG